In one window of Polaromonas naphthalenivorans CJ2 DNA:
- the ribBA gene encoding bifunctional 3,4-dihydroxy-2-butanone-4-phosphate synthase/GTP cyclohydrolase II, with protein sequence MTPLISPVEDIVADMRAGRMVILVDEEDRENEGDLVLAADHVTPEAINFMARFGRGLICLTLTRERCELLKLPPMAARNGAQYSTAFTVSIEAAEGVTTGISAADRSRTVQAAVARNAKVSDLVQPGHIFPLQAVDGGVLMRAGHTEAGCDLAAMAGCSPAAVICEIMNDDGTMARLQDLQVFAAEHGLKIGTIADLIEHRSRNESLLEKMGSRTLQTAFGEFTAHAFKDKISHDLHLALVKGEWTADDTVAVRVHEPLSVLDLLETGRTMHSWSLDESLKHMQTEGRGVVVLLNCGESAAQLLAQFEGTARAAQAPERGRMDLRTYGVGAQILRECGVQKMHLMGNPRRMPSMTGYGLEIVGYIGKN encoded by the coding sequence ATGACCCCTCTGATTTCCCCTGTTGAAGACATCGTGGCCGACATGCGCGCCGGCCGCATGGTCATTCTGGTTGACGAAGAAGACCGCGAAAACGAAGGCGACCTGGTGCTGGCCGCCGACCATGTGACGCCCGAAGCCATCAACTTCATGGCGCGCTTTGGCCGTGGCCTGATCTGCCTGACGCTGACGCGCGAGCGCTGCGAACTACTCAAGCTCCCGCCCATGGCGGCGCGCAACGGCGCGCAGTATTCCACCGCCTTCACGGTGTCAATTGAAGCCGCCGAGGGCGTGACCACCGGCATTTCAGCGGCCGATCGCTCGCGCACGGTGCAGGCCGCCGTCGCCAGAAATGCCAAGGTCAGCGACCTGGTGCAGCCCGGCCATATCTTTCCGCTGCAGGCGGTCGATGGCGGCGTCTTGATGCGCGCCGGCCATACCGAAGCGGGCTGCGACCTGGCAGCAATGGCCGGCTGTTCGCCGGCAGCGGTGATTTGCGAAATCATGAACGACGACGGCACCATGGCCCGTTTGCAGGACTTGCAGGTGTTTGCGGCCGAGCATGGCCTGAAAATCGGCACCATTGCCGACCTGATCGAACACCGCAGCCGCAACGAGTCGCTGCTCGAAAAGATGGGCAGCCGCACCCTTCAGACCGCTTTTGGCGAATTCACCGCCCACGCCTTCAAGGACAAAATCAGCCACGATCTGCATCTGGCGCTGGTCAAGGGCGAGTGGACCGCAGACGACACCGTGGCCGTGCGCGTGCACGAGCCGCTGTCGGTGCTGGACCTGCTGGAAACCGGCCGCACCATGCACTCATGGAGCCTGGACGAAAGCCTCAAGCATATGCAAACCGAAGGCCGTGGCGTGGTGGTGCTGCTGAACTGCGGCGAAAGCGCGGCGCAACTGCTGGCGCAGTTTGAAGGCACGGCCAGGGCCGCCCAGGCGCCCGAGCGCGGCCGCATGGACTTGCGCACCTACGGCGTGGGCGCGCAGATTCTGCGGGAATGCGGCGTGCAGAAAATGCACCTGATGGGCAACCCGCGCCGCATGCCCAGCATGACCGGCTATGGCCTTGAGATCGTCGGCTACATCGGCAAGAACTGA
- the tolA gene encoding cell envelope integrity protein TolA: protein MDSPADRLEFAPPRDKGSPRAFGLALLVHVLLIAALTWGVNWKRTDEAASFEAELWSGVPQPAAPQRVETPPPAPAPAPASEPAPAPEPMPPEPVAPPVPAPQPRPVPAPPPVAKAPVIKETPPLPDVDIALEKEKKRKLLQQQKQAELLKAEKLQEKREAELQARQEKEQERKKEKEQQARQELAERKAEELAERKAEEQARKAEAKKQEARQLANEKEREKEKEKEKRTAAANAAAAAEKQKQAAAASAAAEKQKQAAAEKQKAAAAATAAANAEKQKEAAAAAAAAKQKAAAAAASEKQRQAAIQQRIIAMAGAGGSEGPAGSGAAKSSGPSAGYAGKVKAKVLPNVVFNDDVEGNPKAEVEVRTTADGTIMSQRLIKSSGNKAWDDAVIKAIVRTGSLPRDVDGRVPTPMIIEFRPN, encoded by the coding sequence ATGGACAGCCCTGCAGACCGCCTTGAATTTGCCCCGCCGCGCGACAAGGGTTCGCCGCGCGCTTTCGGGCTGGCCCTGCTTGTCCATGTGTTGCTGATCGCGGCACTGACCTGGGGCGTGAACTGGAAACGCACCGACGAAGCAGCATCGTTTGAAGCCGAACTGTGGTCGGGCGTGCCGCAACCGGCGGCGCCCCAGCGGGTTGAAACGCCACCGCCCGCTCCCGCTCCCGCTCCTGCGTCTGAACCCGCGCCGGCTCCCGAGCCGATGCCTCCAGAGCCCGTTGCGCCACCCGTTCCAGCACCGCAGCCCCGACCTGTCCCTGCACCACCGCCGGTTGCCAAAGCGCCTGTCATCAAGGAAACGCCGCCGCTGCCCGATGTGGACATTGCCCTCGAAAAAGAGAAAAAGCGCAAGCTGCTTCAGCAGCAAAAGCAGGCCGAACTCCTGAAAGCGGAAAAGCTGCAGGAAAAACGCGAAGCCGAACTGCAGGCCAGACAAGAAAAAGAGCAGGAAAGAAAAAAAGAGAAAGAACAGCAAGCCCGGCAAGAACTGGCGGAGCGCAAAGCCGAAGAGCTGGCTGAGCGTAAAGCCGAAGAGCAGGCGCGCAAGGCCGAGGCTAAAAAGCAGGAAGCCCGGCAGCTGGCGAACGAGAAGGAAAGAGAAAAGGAAAAGGAAAAGGAAAAACGCACCGCCGCAGCCAACGCCGCCGCTGCCGCCGAGAAACAAAAGCAGGCCGCCGCTGCATCCGCCGCCGCTGAAAAGCAGAAACAGGCCGCTGCCGAGAAGCAAAAAGCGGCGGCTGCCGCGACAGCTGCTGCCAATGCTGAAAAGCAGAAAGAAGCTGCCGCAGCCGCAGCAGCCGCAAAACAAAAGGCGGCAGCCGCAGCAGCTTCCGAAAAGCAGCGCCAGGCGGCCATCCAGCAGCGCATCATCGCAATGGCCGGCGCGGGAGGTTCCGAAGGGCCGGCAGGCTCAGGCGCTGCGAAATCCAGCGGCCCTTCTGCCGGCTACGCCGGCAAGGTCAAGGCCAAGGTTCTGCCCAATGTGGTCTTCAACGACGATGTAGAAGGCAACCCCAAGGCCGAAGTCGAAGTAAGAACCACCGCCGACGGCACCATCATGAGCCAGCGCCTGATCAAGTCCAGCGGCAACAAGGCCTGGGACGATGCGGTGATCAAGGCCATCGTGCGCACCGGCTCTTTGCCGCGCGATGTCGATGGCCGGGTGCCGACGCCGATGATCATCGAATTCCGGCCGAATTGA
- a CDS encoding riboflavin synthase, producing MFTGIITGMGRIIAIHSQGSSSHHGKRLTVETPAGYLDDVELGDSIALNGACMTATSLDPANNRFTIDISAESLDKTCGLDQPGIINLEKALRAHDRLGGHIVSGHVDGIGSVTHFDEVGESWELRILAPQALGKYLAYKGSITVNGVSLTVNRVVDLAGDADGTAGCEISINLIPHTVQNTALGQLAQGSQVNLEIDLIARYVERMLQDSPIQQPIAQ from the coding sequence ATGTTTACCGGAATCATCACCGGCATGGGGCGCATCATCGCCATCCATAGCCAAGGCAGCTCTTCACATCATGGCAAGCGACTCACTGTCGAAACACCTGCGGGTTATCTCGATGACGTGGAGCTAGGCGACAGCATTGCGCTCAACGGCGCATGCATGACGGCCACATCGCTGGACCCGGCCAACAACCGCTTCACCATCGATATCTCCGCCGAATCGCTGGACAAAACCTGCGGCCTGGACCAGCCCGGCATCATCAACCTCGAAAAAGCACTGCGCGCCCATGACCGCCTCGGCGGTCATATCGTCTCCGGCCATGTCGATGGCATCGGCAGCGTCACGCATTTCGACGAGGTGGGTGAAAGCTGGGAACTTCGCATCCTTGCGCCGCAAGCACTGGGCAAATACCTGGCCTACAAAGGCTCCATCACGGTCAACGGCGTGAGCCTGACGGTGAACCGGGTCGTTGACCTGGCGGGTGATGCAGATGGCACGGCGGGCTGCGAGATCAGCATCAACCTGATTCCCCACACCGTTCAGAACACGGCGCTTGGCCAGCTGGCCCAAGGCTCCCAGGTGAACCTGGAAATCGACCTGATTGCACGCTATGTCGAGCGCATGCTTCAAGACTCCCCCATCCAACAACCCATTGCCCAATGA
- the ribH gene encoding 6,7-dimethyl-8-ribityllumazine synthase, whose product MFDADKGWSDQLDGKKLSIGIVQARFNEGITNALAEACLRELAALGVDAKNITHLKVPGALEVPCALQALAESENFDALIALGCIIRGETYHFELVANESGSAVTRLALDYQLPIANAILTVENLAQAQARQEEKGRDAARVAVEMANLLYTLA is encoded by the coding sequence GTGTTTGATGCAGACAAAGGCTGGTCCGACCAGCTTGACGGCAAGAAACTATCCATCGGCATCGTGCAGGCGCGCTTCAACGAAGGCATCACCAATGCCTTGGCCGAAGCCTGCCTGCGGGAACTCGCGGCCCTGGGCGTGGATGCAAAAAACATCACGCATCTCAAGGTGCCTGGCGCCCTCGAAGTACCGTGCGCGCTGCAGGCCCTGGCGGAAAGCGAAAACTTCGATGCGCTGATTGCCCTGGGCTGCATCATTCGCGGCGAAACCTACCATTTCGAACTGGTCGCGAACGAAAGCGGCTCGGCAGTGACCCGCCTGGCGCTGGACTACCAGCTGCCGATTGCCAACGCGATCCTGACGGTCGAAAACCTGGCGCAAGCCCAGGCGCGCCAGGAAGAAAAAGGCCGCGACGCGGCGCGCGTTGCCGTCGAGATGGCAAACCTGCTTTACACGCTTGCCTGA
- a CDS encoding biopolymer transporter ExbD produces MPAVSSRGRGRRTISEINMVPFIDVMLVLLIIFMVTAPLITPSMINVPKIGRADKQPDKPIFVEIQKDERIQIRLKTGTVPSTIDHLAKDIVEREPAVKADKADAVPVVISADKSLKYETVVQVMDTLQRAGVTRVGLSVQTGK; encoded by the coding sequence ATGCCAGCAGTCAGTTCACGCGGCCGGGGCCGCCGCACCATCAGTGAAATCAACATGGTGCCGTTCATCGACGTCATGCTGGTGCTGCTCATCATCTTCATGGTGACGGCGCCACTGATCACGCCGAGCATGATTAACGTGCCCAAAATAGGCCGAGCCGATAAGCAGCCAGACAAACCAATCTTCGTTGAAATACAAAAGGATGAGCGCATTCAGATCAGGCTAAAGACAGGGACCGTGCCGAGCACGATTGACCACTTGGCCAAGGACATCGTGGAGCGCGAACCGGCCGTGAAGGCGGACAAGGCAGACGCAGTGCCGGTCGTCATCAGCGCCGACAAGTCGCTCAAGTACGAAACCGTGGTGCAGGTGATGGACACACTGCAACGCGCTGGCGTGACACGCGTCGGCCTGTCGGTCCAAACTGGCAAGTAA
- a CDS encoding tol-pal system-associated acyl-CoA thioesterase: MFQWPVRVYWEDTDAGGIVFYANYLKFFERSRTEWLRSLGIGQQQLKDSTGCMFVVTETAIRYHRPARLDDELIVTASMIETGRASLIVKHKALLKTEQPGEHPATLLCEGTIRIGWVHGASLQPRRIPASILDSLKT; this comes from the coding sequence ATCTTCCAGTGGCCAGTGCGTGTTTACTGGGAAGACACCGACGCCGGCGGCATCGTGTTTTATGCCAACTACCTCAAGTTTTTTGAACGCTCGCGCACCGAATGGCTCAGATCACTGGGCATTGGACAGCAGCAATTGAAGGACAGCACCGGATGCATGTTTGTAGTGACTGAAACGGCGATCCGCTACCACCGCCCTGCCCGCCTGGACGATGAGCTGATCGTGACCGCCAGCATGATAGAAACCGGCCGTGCGTCCTTGATAGTCAAGCACAAGGCGCTATTAAAAACAGAGCAACCTGGTGAGCATCCGGCAACCTTGCTCTGCGAAGGCACGATACGCATCGGCTGGGTTCACGGCGCCAGCCTGCAGCCCAGGCGCATACCCGCTTCCATTCTGGACAGCCTGAAAACCTGA
- the tolQ gene encoding protein TolQ, with product MNQDLSIVSLLLHASWVVQAVVALLIGISIASWAAIFRKIVALKRAQQLNDEFDRGFWSGTSLNDLFAGAAQNAKISGSMERIFASGMREYQKLRERHISDAGTLLDGARRAMRASYQREMDAIEANLSFLATVGSVSPYVGLFGTVWGIMHAFTGLAAMEQVTLATVAPGIAEALVATAIALFAAIPAVVAYNRFAHDIDRIANRLETFIEEFSNILQRNLGAHSPSGH from the coding sequence ATGAACCAAGACCTCTCCATTGTCAGTCTCCTTCTCCATGCCAGCTGGGTGGTCCAGGCCGTGGTCGCGTTGCTGATTGGCATTTCGATTGCCAGCTGGGCCGCGATTTTCCGGAAAATCGTGGCGCTCAAGCGCGCCCAGCAGCTCAACGACGAGTTCGACCGTGGCTTCTGGTCGGGCACCAGCCTGAACGATCTGTTTGCGGGCGCGGCGCAAAACGCCAAGATATCGGGTTCCATGGAACGCATTTTTGCCAGCGGCATGCGCGAATACCAGAAGCTGCGCGAGCGCCACATCAGCGATGCCGGCACGCTGCTGGACGGCGCCCGCCGCGCCATGCGGGCCAGCTACCAGCGCGAGATGGACGCGATTGAGGCGAATCTGTCATTCCTGGCCACCGTCGGCTCGGTGTCGCCCTACGTCGGCCTGTTCGGCACGGTCTGGGGCATCATGCATGCCTTTACCGGACTGGCGGCGATGGAGCAAGTCACCCTGGCCACCGTGGCGCCCGGCATTGCAGAAGCGCTGGTGGCCACGGCGATTGCCCTGTTCGCGGCGATTCCGGCCGTGGTGGCCTACAACCGCTTTGCGCACGACATCGACCGCATCGCCAATCGCCTGGAAACCTTCATTGAAGAGTTTTCCAATATTTTGCAGCGCAACCTGGGGGCACACTCGCCTTCAGGCCACTAA
- the nusB gene encoding transcription antitermination factor NusB has product MAEPFIKTKRPPQIRTGLTDTGVKKAADKSARTRAREFALQALYQHLVGQNGADSIDAFTRDLVGFHKADSAHYDALLHGCIESEKALDENITPLLDRKMAEISPVEHAILWIGAYEFTNCLDVPYRVVINECIELAKAFGGTDGHKYVNGVLHKMAPSLRASEVAADQSRQA; this is encoded by the coding sequence ATGGCTGAACCCTTCATCAAAACCAAGCGTCCCCCGCAAATCCGCACCGGCCTGACCGATACCGGCGTGAAAAAGGCAGCCGACAAATCGGCCCGCACCCGCGCGCGCGAGTTTGCATTGCAGGCCCTGTACCAGCATCTGGTCGGGCAGAACGGAGCCGACTCGATTGACGCCTTTACCCGCGACCTGGTGGGTTTCCACAAGGCGGATTCGGCCCATTACGATGCCTTGCTGCACGGCTGCATCGAATCGGAAAAAGCACTCGATGAAAATATCACTCCCTTGCTTGACCGAAAAATGGCCGAGATTTCCCCGGTGGAACATGCCATCCTGTGGATTGGTGCCTACGAATTCACGAATTGCCTGGACGTGCCCTACCGCGTCGTGATCAACGAATGCATTGAACTGGCCAAGGCGTTTGGCGGCACTGACGGCCACAAATACGTCAACGGCGTCTTGCACAAGATGGCGCCTTCGCTGCGCGCCTCGGAAGTAGCAGCCGACCAGTCGCGCCAGGCTTGA
- a CDS encoding pyridoxal phosphate-dependent aminotransferase: MKISQRAQRIEPFYVMEVAKAASALAQQVADTDSPMIFLNIGEPDFTAPPLVQQAASRAIAQGNTQYTPALGLPALRERISGWYASRFGADVAPGRIVITAGASAALQLACLALIEAGDEILMPDPSYPCNRHFVSAAEGTSVLIPTTAEERFQLTREKVAAAWNDKTRGVLLASPSNPTGTSIAPEELQGIHEFVHSRGGITLVDEIYLGLSYEEHFGHSALALSGELGQSVISINSFSKYFSMTGWRLGWLVVPEALTPVIERIAQNLFICASTVAQHAALACFEPETLLEYERRRAEFKARRDYFIPELDRLGLNVPVMPDGAFYAYADCTSAAARLGVSGSWDFAFELMKRAHLAVTPGRDFGHAAPERFVRFSTANSMAQLHEAVARLEAVLG, from the coding sequence GTGAAAATCTCCCAGCGGGCCCAGCGGATTGAACCGTTTTACGTCATGGAGGTCGCCAAGGCCGCCAGCGCGCTGGCGCAGCAGGTAGCCGACACCGACTCGCCGATGATTTTCCTGAACATCGGCGAGCCTGACTTCACCGCACCGCCGCTGGTGCAGCAAGCCGCCAGCCGCGCGATTGCGCAAGGCAACACGCAGTACACCCCGGCGCTGGGCCTGCCGGCCTTGCGCGAACGCATCAGCGGCTGGTATGCCTCGCGGTTTGGCGCCGACGTTGCGCCCGGCCGCATCGTCATCACGGCAGGCGCATCGGCCGCGCTGCAGCTGGCCTGCCTCGCCTTGATCGAGGCGGGCGACGAAATCCTGATGCCCGACCCGAGCTATCCGTGCAACCGGCATTTTGTCAGCGCCGCCGAAGGCACGTCGGTGCTGATTCCAACCACCGCCGAGGAGCGCTTTCAACTGACCCGCGAGAAAGTAGCTGCCGCCTGGAACGACAAGACGCGCGGCGTGCTGCTGGCGTCGCCCTCCAACCCGACCGGCACCTCGATCGCGCCCGAAGAGCTGCAAGGCATCCACGAATTTGTCCACAGCCGAGGCGGCATCACGCTGGTTGACGAGATTTACCTGGGCCTGAGCTACGAAGAGCACTTTGGCCATTCGGCGCTGGCCCTGTCCGGCGAGTTGGGCCAGAGCGTCATCAGTATCAACAGCTTCAGCAAATACTTCAGCATGACCGGCTGGCGCCTCGGATGGCTGGTGGTTCCAGAAGCGCTGACGCCGGTCATCGAACGCATCGCGCAAAACCTGTTCATCTGCGCCAGCACCGTCGCCCAGCATGCCGCGCTGGCCTGCTTCGAGCCGGAAACCCTGCTGGAGTATGAACGCCGCCGGGCCGAATTCAAGGCGCGCCGCGACTACTTCATTCCCGAACTCGACCGCCTGGGCTTGAACGTGCCGGTGATGCCCGACGGCGCCTTCTACGCCTATGCCGACTGCACCAGCGCCGCCGCCCGGCTGGGTGTCAGCGGCAGTTGGGACTTTGCCTTTGAGTTGATGAAACGCGCCCATCTGGCCGTCACGCCGGGGCGGGATTTCGGGCATGCCGCGCCGGAGCGGTTTGTCCGTTTCTCTACCGCCAATTCGATGGCGCAGTTGCACGAAGCCGTGGCGCGGCTGGAGGCTGTGCTTGGCTAG